A section of the Acidobacteriota bacterium genome encodes:
- a CDS encoding RNA polymerase subunit sigma-24 → MPTAPLKEKAAQQPRASGKRASASGFSEAEAIEQAKGGDAYAFEQLYGLHKRRVYSLCLRMTGNTAEAEDLTQEAFLQLYRKIATFRGESAFSTWLHRLSVNVVLMHLRKKGLPEVSLEETLEPQQEDGPKKDIGARDNVLAGSIDRVNLERAIENLPPGYRIIFVLHDIEGYEHNEIAEMMGCSIGNSKSQLHKARMKLRDLLKQSKAEKAVRR, encoded by the coding sequence GTGCCAACAGCACCGCTAAAGGAAAAAGCAGCCCAGCAGCCAAGAGCATCGGGCAAGAGGGCCTCAGCTTCCGGATTCAGCGAAGCTGAAGCCATCGAGCAGGCAAAAGGTGGAGACGCTTACGCCTTTGAGCAGCTCTATGGACTGCACAAGCGCCGCGTGTATTCTCTGTGTCTCAGAATGACGGGAAATACCGCCGAAGCTGAGGATCTCACGCAAGAGGCGTTCCTTCAGCTTTACCGCAAAATTGCCACATTTCGCGGTGAATCGGCATTCTCCACCTGGTTGCATCGGCTCTCGGTGAACGTTGTGCTGATGCACCTGCGAAAGAAAGGGTTACCCGAAGTTTCGTTGGAAGAGACGCTGGAGCCGCAGCAGGAAGACGGTCCCAAAAAGGATATTGGCGCTCGCGACAACGTGCTCGCCGGCTCGATTGACCGTGTCAATCTGGAGCGCGCAATCGAGAATCTGCCACCGGGGTATCGCATCATTTTTGTGCTGCATGACATCGAAGGATATGAGCACAATGAAATCGCGGAGATGATGGGATGTTCCATCGGCAATAGCAAGTCGCAACTGCACAAGGCACGAATGAAACTCCGCGATCTGTTGAAGCAGAGCAAGGCAGAAAAGGCGGTGCGCCGATGA
- a CDS encoding shikimate kinase, with protein MTSEAELVVLVGFMGAGKTTVGRELARVLNWSFYDLDALIEGRTGRTVPALFVERGESAFRKLEAQFLRELLESLGDEPAAIALGGGAFVQEAVRQIIRDHSASVVYLDVGLEEALRRCASAPGYRPLLQDGEQITLLYEERLPFYRTAHVAVRTDGKTPLAVAQEIASTLQLSPGNQEAE; from the coding sequence ATGACGAGCGAAGCGGAGTTAGTTGTCCTCGTCGGATTCATGGGAGCCGGCAAGACTACTGTGGGCAGGGAACTCGCTCGGGTGTTGAACTGGTCTTTCTATGATCTTGACGCGCTCATCGAGGGGCGCACCGGTCGGACAGTTCCAGCGCTTTTTGTTGAGCGGGGTGAGTCGGCTTTTCGCAAGTTAGAAGCTCAATTCTTGCGGGAGCTTCTCGAATCGCTCGGAGACGAGCCGGCCGCTATCGCTCTGGGTGGCGGTGCCTTCGTGCAGGAAGCAGTCCGGCAAATTATCCGCGACCATTCCGCCTCTGTGGTGTATCTGGACGTAGGCCTGGAAGAGGCGTTGCGCCGTTGTGCCTCGGCGCCCGGTTATCGTCCGCTTCTGCAGGACGGCGAGCAGATTACTCTTTTGTATGAGGAGCGATTGCCTTTCTATCGTACCGCGCATGTCGCAGTGCGGACAGACGGAAAGACGCCGCTTGCGGTGGCCCAGGAGATTGCTTCGACGTTGCAGTTGAGTCCAGGAAATCAGGAGGCTGAATGA